One Chloroflexota bacterium DNA window includes the following coding sequences:
- a CDS encoding class I SAM-dependent methyltransferase, with the protein MPKGSIGLSNELNAYLVAVGVREPDVLARLREETAVLPEARMQIAVEQGALLSMLVKLLGARRLLEIGTFTGYSSTAMALALPPDGRIVCCDLSREFTDVARRTWAAAGVEDRVDLRLAPALETLDALLAADGAGTFDLAFIDADKANYRGYVEGALLLVRPGGLIAIDNVLWSGRVIDPEVTDEATQAIRDLNADLATDERVDIAMVPIADGLTLLRVR; encoded by the coding sequence ATGCCCAAGGGATCGATCGGGCTCAGCAACGAGCTGAACGCCTACCTCGTCGCGGTCGGGGTCCGGGAGCCCGACGTGCTGGCTCGCCTGCGTGAAGAGACGGCCGTGCTGCCAGAGGCCCGGATGCAGATCGCCGTCGAGCAGGGAGCCCTCCTCTCGATGCTGGTCAAGCTCCTCGGCGCGCGGCGATTGCTCGAGATCGGCACCTTCACCGGCTATTCGTCGACCGCCATGGCGCTCGCCCTGCCTCCCGACGGTCGGATCGTGTGCTGCGACCTGTCCCGAGAGTTCACCGACGTCGCGCGACGCACCTGGGCCGCCGCGGGAGTTGAGGATCGGGTCGACCTGCGCCTGGCCCCGGCGCTCGAGACGCTCGACGCGCTGCTGGCAGCGGACGGGGCGGGGACCTTCGACCTGGCCTTCATCGATGCCGACAAGGCCAACTATCGCGGCTACGTGGAAGGCGCGCTGCTGCTCGTGCGCCCAGGTGGCCTGATCGCGATCGACAACGTGCTGTGGAGCGGCCGCGTCATCGATCCGGAGGTGACCGACGAGGCCACCCAGGCCATCCGCGATCTGAACGCGGACCTTGCGACCGACGAGCGTGTCGACATCGCGATGGTGCCGATCGCCGACGGGCTGACGCTGCTAAGGGTTCGCTAG
- a CDS encoding SGNH/GDSL hydrolase family protein, with translation MTTGTATARTPSTYLALGDSLAWGDGASLPTRTAYVPRLGGYFRGNAGTTDLLNIAVRGENTSSFIAAQLSAALASIADPSTDTGVVTLSIGGNDLGDLLSVPPCSADPGSTDCQLAVYTAMVGVSNNFPVIVGSLQAALAADPGEEKLFVITYWNAFGGTGSPFEVPIDFALLGSDLTIDCAANQVDATKVGLNDLLACIGTVLGAVVVDLYPAIGDNALIYTHIAEGDFHPNDGGYAVIARAHRQADRTS, from the coding sequence ATGACCACAGGCACAGCAACCGCGAGAACGCCAAGCACGTACCTTGCCCTCGGCGACTCATTGGCCTGGGGCGACGGGGCATCACTCCCGACTCGTACGGCCTATGTACCGCGCCTGGGCGGGTATTTCCGTGGGAATGCGGGCACGACCGACCTTCTCAATATCGCGGTCCGCGGAGAGAACACCAGTTCTTTCATCGCCGCGCAGCTCAGCGCCGCGCTCGCGAGCATCGCCGATCCATCGACCGATACCGGTGTCGTGACCTTGAGCATCGGCGGCAACGACCTTGGTGACCTCTTGTCGGTGCCGCCCTGCAGTGCTGACCCCGGCAGCACGGATTGCCAGCTCGCGGTCTACACCGCCATGGTCGGCGTCAGTAACAACTTCCCGGTGATCGTCGGCAGCCTGCAAGCTGCGCTGGCCGCCGATCCCGGCGAGGAGAAGCTCTTCGTCATCACCTATTGGAACGCATTCGGCGGAACCGGAAGTCCGTTTGAGGTGCCGATTGACTTCGCGCTGCTGGGCAGCGACCTGACTATTGACTGCGCCGCCAACCAGGTGGATGCAACCAAGGTCGGGCTGAACGATCTGCTCGCTTGTATCGGGACGGTCCTCGGCGCTGTTGTCGTGGACCTCTACCCAGCTATCGGTGACAACGCGCTGATCTATACCCACATCGCAGAGGGTGACTTCCATCCCAATGACGGCGGGTATGCCGTCATCGCGCGGGCGCACCGTCAGGCGGATCGCACCTCCTAG
- a CDS encoding TrpB-like pyridoxal phosphate-dependent enzyme, producing the protein MSQPQQRRFMLPESELPTHFYNIAADLPEPAPPVLHPGTREPIGPADLAPLFPMELIKQEVSTERFIEIPEPVREAYRIYRPSPLIRALGLERALDTPAHIYYKYEGVSPAGSHKPNTAIAQAFYNKAEGINRLVTETGAGQWGSALAFAGSLFGIETKVFMVRVSYEQKPYRRSFIETFGGTVVPSPSTETNAGRTILAADPDSTGSLGIAISEAVEVAATNEDTKYSLGSVLNHVLLHQTVIGQEAIQQMAMAGEEPDVVIGCAGGGSNFSGIAFPFLRDKLAGDSRTRFLAVEPASCPSLTKGEYRYDFGDAVGMTPLVKMHTLGNGFKPAPIHAGGLRYHGMAPMVSHLYELGFIEARAYAQNTSFEAGLQFARTEGIIPAPESSHAIRAAIDEALKAREAGESRVILFNLSGHGYFDMAAYDAYLAGDLVDVEYEPQREAVAV; encoded by the coding sequence ATGTCCCAGCCACAGCAGCGCCGGTTCATGCTCCCCGAGAGTGAGCTGCCGACGCACTTCTACAACATCGCGGCGGATCTGCCGGAGCCGGCACCGCCCGTGCTGCACCCCGGCACACGCGAGCCGATCGGCCCTGCCGACCTGGCGCCGCTCTTTCCGATGGAGCTCATCAAGCAGGAGGTGAGCACCGAGCGCTTCATCGAGATTCCGGAGCCGGTGCGCGAGGCGTACCGCATCTACCGGCCGTCACCGCTCATCCGCGCATTGGGCCTGGAGCGCGCGCTCGATACGCCGGCGCACATCTACTACAAGTACGAGGGGGTCAGCCCGGCCGGCTCCCACAAGCCCAACACGGCGATCGCGCAGGCTTTCTACAACAAGGCGGAGGGCATCAACCGCCTGGTGACGGAGACCGGCGCGGGGCAGTGGGGGAGCGCGCTCGCCTTTGCCGGCAGCCTGTTCGGGATCGAGACCAAGGTCTTCATGGTCAGGGTCAGCTACGAGCAGAAGCCATATCGGCGCAGCTTCATCGAGACGTTCGGCGGCACCGTCGTGCCGTCGCCGTCGACGGAGACGAATGCCGGACGCACCATCCTGGCGGCCGATCCCGACTCGACCGGCAGCCTGGGGATCGCGATCAGCGAGGCGGTCGAGGTGGCGGCCACCAACGAGGACACGAAGTACTCGCTGGGGAGCGTCCTGAACCACGTCCTGCTGCACCAGACGGTGATCGGGCAGGAGGCCATCCAGCAGATGGCGATGGCCGGCGAGGAGCCGGACGTGGTGATCGGCTGCGCGGGCGGCGGCTCGAACTTCTCGGGAATCGCCTTCCCGTTCCTGCGCGACAAGCTGGCCGGTGACTCCAGGACCCGATTCCTGGCGGTCGAGCCGGCGTCGTGCCCCTCCCTGACCAAGGGGGAGTATCGGTATGACTTCGGCGATGCGGTGGGGATGACGCCCCTGGTGAAGATGCACACGCTCGGGAACGGCTTCAAGCCGGCCCCGATCCATGCCGGTGGGCTGCGCTATCACGGCATGGCGCCAATGGTCTCTCATCTCTACGAGCTGGGCTTCATCGAGGCGCGGGCCTATGCCCAGAACACGTCGTTTGAAGCCGGCCTGCAGTTTGCGCGGACCGAGGGGATCATCCCCGCGCCGGAGTCGAGCCACGCCATCCGGGCGGCGATCGACGAGGCGCTCAAGGCTCGCGAGGCCGGGGAGAGCCGCGTGATCCTGTTCAACCTCTCCGGGCACGGCTACTTCGACATGGCCGCCTACGACGCGTACCTCGCCGGCGACCTCGTTGACGTCGAGTACGAGCCGCAGCGAGAGGCGGTGGCGGTCTAG
- a CDS encoding ATP-binding protein, translated as MVLDALRATPIFAEVPDENLQRLADQAIPMSLREGDFLINEGDQADDLFVVVSGEFDVTKRSGTSEIPLARVGPGAIQGELAALERGKRMASVQAVSDAEVLRIPYLAMRDLLSGGPDAALSIIRTVIGRLRGMEATLRQREKLAGLGTLAAGLAHELNNPAAAIRRSVDALDQAIATRNALHPPHSLTLLRPAGRAALDALDRADAVDEIETLIGDAEMAAALVDAGWTTHELRGAFAGMDASAVREAAAWLAATATVETLIGEVRMAGDRISEIVGAVKSYAYLDQAPVQRIDVRKGLDDTLVILRHKLKAGIEVTGDYDPDLPEIEAWGSELNQVWTNLIDNAADAMDGRGAISIRAERDGADEVTVTICDTGPGIPPEVAAKIFEPFFTTKPPGIGSGLGLHISHQVVVRHGGRIDLESEPGRTCFIVTLPVTLPARAAEAGSPTP; from the coding sequence ATGGTGCTCGACGCCCTGCGGGCGACGCCGATCTTTGCCGAGGTGCCCGACGAGAACCTCCAGCGCTTGGCGGACCAGGCCATCCCGATGTCGCTGCGCGAGGGCGACTTCCTGATCAACGAGGGCGACCAGGCCGACGACCTGTTCGTGGTCGTCTCTGGCGAGTTCGACGTGACAAAGCGCTCCGGGACGAGCGAGATTCCACTTGCGCGAGTTGGCCCAGGGGCGATCCAGGGCGAGCTTGCGGCGCTCGAGCGTGGCAAGCGGATGGCATCCGTGCAGGCGGTCTCGGACGCCGAGGTGCTGCGCATCCCGTACCTGGCCATGCGCGACCTGCTCTCCGGGGGTCCGGATGCCGCCCTCAGCATCATTCGCACCGTCATCGGGCGGCTGCGCGGGATGGAGGCGACCCTGCGCCAGCGCGAGAAGCTGGCGGGTCTCGGGACGCTGGCCGCCGGCCTGGCGCACGAGCTGAACAACCCCGCCGCGGCCATTCGCCGCTCGGTGGATGCGCTCGACCAGGCGATCGCGACACGCAACGCCCTCCATCCGCCGCATTCGCTCACGCTGTTGCGCCCCGCCGGCCGTGCCGCGCTCGACGCCCTCGACCGGGCCGATGCCGTCGACGAGATCGAGACCCTGATCGGCGACGCCGAGATGGCGGCCGCCCTGGTGGACGCCGGCTGGACGACCCATGAGCTGCGGGGCGCCTTCGCCGGCATGGATGCTTCCGCCGTGCGCGAGGCGGCGGCCTGGCTGGCGGCCACCGCCACGGTCGAGACGCTGATCGGCGAGGTGCGCATGGCCGGCGACCGGATCAGCGAGATCGTCGGCGCCGTGAAGTCGTACGCGTACCTCGACCAGGCTCCCGTGCAGCGCATCGACGTGCGAAAGGGCCTGGACGACACCCTCGTGATCCTGCGCCACAAGCTCAAGGCCGGGATCGAGGTGACCGGCGACTACGACCCGGACCTGCCCGAGATCGAGGCCTGGGGCTCGGAGCTCAACCAGGTCTGGACCAACCTGATCGACAACGCCGCCGATGCGATGGACGGGCGCGGCGCGATCTCCATCCGCGCCGAGCGCGACGGTGCCGACGAGGTCACCGTCACGATCTGTGACACCGGGCCGGGCATCCCGCCCGAGGTGGCCGCGAAGATCTTCGAGCCTTTCTTTACAACCAAACCGCCAGGGATCGGCAGCGGGCTGGGGTTGCACATCAGCCACCAGGTCGTCGTGCGCCACGGCGGCCGGATCGACCTCGAGTCCGAGCCGGGACGAACCTGCTTCATCGTCACCCTTCCTGTGACCCTACCGGCGCGAGCGGCAGAGGCAGGTTCGCCGACACCTTGA
- a CDS encoding FAD-dependent oxidoreductase, whose translation MATKPVILAVDDDLPVLRAVERDLRARYGDQYRIVAANSGQDALEAVRQLTLRGSAVALFMVDQRMPQMTGIEFLAQAVELQADARRVLLTAYADTDVAIKAINDIRLDHYILKPWDPPDEKLYPILDDLLSDWIATFRPAFEGVRLLAGRWAPGGHLIRDFLTRNQVPYAWLDPTEDAEGRKLAASLAGEDPLDPAIPLILFADGSTLRDPSTRQIAEKVGLQTRAALPFYDLVIVGGGPAGLAAAVYASSEGLKTILVEQEAPGGQAGTTSRIENYLGFPAGLSGGDLARRGLAQARRLGAEILSPDEVTAIRREDPYRVVTLAAAGDVSCQTVVVATGVSYRQLDVPGAAELAGAGIYYGAATTEAVLYRDQEVGVAGGGNSAGQAAVYLSRFAKRVVLMVRTPALSGMSQYLVDQIGACSNIEVRFETSITVAHGEGHLASVSITGPNGEEELPLAAIFVFIGQQPRTEWLEGTVIRDPGGFVLTGAQLTEDGKRPAGWGLDRDPFLLESSLPGIFVAGDVRHRSVKRIASAVGEGAMAVQFVHQYLSGL comes from the coding sequence ATGGCCACCAAGCCGGTCATCCTGGCCGTCGATGACGATCTGCCTGTCCTGCGCGCCGTCGAGCGCGACCTTCGCGCTCGCTACGGGGATCAATACCGGATCGTGGCCGCCAACTCCGGCCAGGACGCCCTGGAGGCCGTTCGGCAGCTGACCCTGCGCGGCAGCGCGGTCGCGCTCTTCATGGTCGACCAGCGGATGCCCCAGATGACCGGGATCGAGTTCCTGGCGCAGGCGGTCGAGCTGCAGGCCGATGCCCGCCGCGTGCTGCTGACGGCGTACGCGGACACGGACGTCGCGATCAAGGCGATCAACGACATCCGCCTCGACCATTACATCCTCAAGCCCTGGGATCCGCCCGACGAGAAGCTGTACCCGATCCTCGACGACCTGCTCTCGGACTGGATCGCAACCTTCCGACCCGCCTTCGAGGGGGTGCGCCTGCTGGCCGGGCGCTGGGCGCCGGGCGGGCACCTCATCCGCGACTTTCTGACCCGCAACCAGGTCCCGTACGCGTGGCTCGATCCGACCGAAGACGCCGAGGGACGGAAGCTCGCCGCTTCCCTGGCCGGAGAGGATCCGCTCGACCCGGCAATCCCCTTGATCCTGTTCGCGGACGGCTCGACCCTGCGCGACCCCTCGACCCGGCAGATCGCCGAGAAGGTCGGGCTGCAGACGCGTGCCGCGCTGCCCTTCTATGACCTGGTCATCGTGGGAGGCGGGCCCGCGGGCCTGGCGGCGGCGGTCTACGCCTCCAGCGAGGGGCTCAAGACGATCCTGGTCGAGCAGGAGGCCCCGGGCGGGCAGGCCGGGACCACCAGCCGCATCGAGAACTACCTGGGCTTCCCGGCGGGGCTGTCGGGTGGGGACCTGGCGCGCCGCGGCCTCGCCCAGGCGCGCCGGCTGGGGGCGGAGATCCTGTCGCCGGACGAGGTGACCGCGATCCGGCGCGAGGATCCGTACCGGGTCGTCACGCTCGCCGCGGCGGGGGACGTGTCCTGCCAGACGGTGGTGGTGGCGACCGGGGTCAGCTACCGGCAGCTCGACGTGCCGGGCGCCGCCGAGCTGGCCGGGGCCGGCATCTACTACGGAGCCGCGACTACCGAGGCCGTTCTGTACCGCGACCAGGAGGTGGGGGTCGCGGGTGGCGGCAACTCCGCCGGACAGGCCGCCGTGTACCTGTCCCGCTTTGCGAAGCGCGTGGTGCTGATGGTCCGCACGCCGGCGTTGTCGGGCATGAGCCAATACCTGGTCGACCAGATCGGCGCCTGCTCGAATATCGAGGTGCGCTTCGAGACGTCGATCACCGTAGCGCACGGCGAGGGGCACCTGGCCTCCGTGAGCATCACCGGTCCGAACGGCGAGGAGGAGCTGCCGCTGGCCGCCATCTTCGTCTTCATCGGCCAGCAGCCCCGCACCGAGTGGCTGGAGGGAACGGTCATTCGCGATCCCGGCGGCTTCGTGCTGACCGGCGCGCAGCTGACCGAGGACGGCAAGCGGCCCGCTGGATGGGGCCTGGATCGGGACCCATTCCTGCTCGAGTCGAGCCTCCCCGGGATCTTCGTGGCGGGCGACGTGCGTCATCGGTCCGTCAAACGGATTGCCAGCGCGGTCGGCGAGGGCGCCATGGCGGTGCAGTTCGTGCACCAGTACCTGTCCGGGCTTTAG
- a CDS encoding FAD-binding oxidoreductase: protein MTKSEHADVVIVGGAIVGSCVATFLAGRPDWHRRIVVVERDLTFRTSSTTLSAASIRLQFSTPLNIEISRFGVDVIRNPGRWLSVEGEAAPEIDFVEGGYLFLASPAGLAILESNHAVQREHGVQVALMTPMELRTRFPWLNVDDVAGGSLGLADEGWFDAYALLQAFRRKARSRGVEELAGEVVEIERDGGRATGVRLADGRRITADWVVNAAGPRAGGVAAMAGLQLPVSPRKRMVFHFDCRTRVESPLTIDTSGVYFRPEGPNYIAGSSPHGEQPDPDTLDLEVDRSWFEQVIWPAIAHRVPAFEAIRLLDAWAGHYEVNTLDHNAVIGPHPDLPNFLFANGFSGHGLQQAPAAGRALSEWIATGDYETIDVRPLGYERIAANQPYRELNVI, encoded by the coding sequence GTGACCAAGTCCGAGCACGCCGATGTCGTCATCGTCGGTGGCGCGATCGTGGGCAGCTGCGTCGCCACCTTCCTGGCTGGCCGGCCCGACTGGCATCGGCGGATCGTGGTGGTCGAGCGTGATCTCACCTTCCGGACTTCGTCCACCACGCTCTCTGCGGCCTCGATCCGGCTCCAGTTCAGCACCCCACTGAACATCGAGATCAGCCGGTTCGGGGTCGACGTGATCCGGAACCCGGGACGCTGGCTTTCGGTCGAGGGCGAGGCGGCTCCCGAGATCGACTTCGTGGAGGGCGGCTATCTCTTCCTGGCCAGCCCTGCCGGGTTGGCGATCCTCGAGAGCAACCACGCGGTGCAGCGCGAGCACGGCGTCCAGGTGGCGCTCATGACGCCGATGGAGCTGCGGACCCGATTCCCGTGGCTCAACGTCGACGACGTGGCGGGTGGCTCGCTCGGCCTGGCCGATGAGGGATGGTTCGACGCCTACGCCCTGCTGCAGGCATTCCGCCGCAAGGCCCGCTCGCGTGGCGTCGAGGAGCTCGCCGGCGAGGTGGTCGAGATCGAGCGTGACGGTGGCCGCGCAACCGGGGTCCGATTGGCCGATGGACGTCGCATCACGGCGGACTGGGTCGTCAATGCCGCCGGGCCGCGAGCGGGCGGCGTTGCCGCCATGGCCGGCCTCCAGCTGCCGGTCAGTCCGCGCAAGCGAATGGTCTTCCACTTCGACTGCCGCACGCGGGTGGAGAGCCCGCTGACGATTGACACCTCCGGGGTCTATTTCCGGCCGGAGGGGCCGAATTACATCGCCGGCTCCTCCCCGCACGGCGAGCAGCCGGATCCCGACACCCTTGACCTGGAGGTGGATCGGTCCTGGTTCGAGCAGGTGATCTGGCCGGCGATCGCCCACCGTGTTCCGGCCTTCGAGGCGATCCGCCTGCTCGACGCCTGGGCCGGCCACTACGAGGTGAACACGCTCGATCACAACGCCGTGATCGGTCCGCACCCTGACCTGCCCAACTTCCTGTTCGCGAACGGCTTCTCCGGGCACGGCCTGCAGCAGGCCCCCGCGGCCGGACGAGCGCTGTCCGAGTGGATCGCCACCGGCGATTACGAGACGATCGACGTGAGGCCGCTCGGCTACGAGCGGATCGCCGCCAACCAGCCCTACCGGGAGCTCAACGTCATCTAA
- a CDS encoding Rieske 2Fe-2S domain-containing protein yields the protein MPAPARAVGLVLRAYPRRWRERYGAEMAALLAEREPGWRDLLDLARGGLDARLHRLVRPPTQLVAAMPRREVVMAVPVPRPYGVVEKQPIGELSRRAFMGRMLGVGAGILALEFIGGSIAFLWPQIRSGLGAKFPVGTLADILAEQPSFANGWPYPVGTARSFLINVPAAKELALGHEALIPDPSADQLLALYRKCPHLGCQVPGLCDELKRFTCRCHGSTYNIIGEKLKEGPAQRGMDRFAVQINAKGVVVIDTSQYTLGTLDRQDVNSLTFVDAAPYERKCQ from the coding sequence ATGCCCGCTCCCGCCCGGGCGGTCGGCCTCGTCCTGCGCGCATACCCGCGCCGCTGGCGCGAACGCTACGGCGCGGAGATGGCAGCGCTGCTCGCCGAGCGCGAGCCCGGCTGGCGAGACCTGCTCGACCTAGCGCGCGGTGGCCTTGACGCGCGGCTGCACCGGCTGGTCAGGCCACCGACTCAGTTGGTCGCGGCCATGCCGCGCAGGGAGGTCGTCATGGCAGTGCCCGTTCCCCGACCGTATGGCGTGGTCGAAAAGCAGCCGATCGGCGAGCTCAGCCGGCGCGCGTTCATGGGTCGCATGCTGGGGGTGGGGGCGGGCATCCTGGCGCTGGAATTCATCGGCGGAAGCATCGCCTTCCTCTGGCCGCAGATCCGCTCCGGGCTGGGGGCGAAGTTCCCGGTCGGAACGCTGGCCGACATCCTGGCCGAACAGCCCTCATTCGCCAATGGCTGGCCGTACCCGGTGGGGACCGCCCGGTCCTTCCTGATCAACGTGCCTGCCGCGAAGGAACTGGCCCTCGGACACGAGGCCTTGATCCCGGACCCGAGTGCCGATCAGCTGCTGGCCCTGTATCGGAAGTGCCCGCACCTTGGCTGCCAGGTGCCGGGGCTGTGCGACGAGCTCAAGCGATTCACCTGCCGCTGCCATGGCAGCACCTACAACATCATCGGCGAGAAGCTCAAGGAGGGGCCGGCACAGCGCGGCATGGATCGCTTCGCGGTGCAGATCAACGCGAAAGGGGTCGTCGTCATCGACACCTCGCAGTACACGTTGGGGACCCTCGACCGGCAGGACGTCAACTCCCTCACCTTCGTCGACGCGGCGCCCTACGAACGCAAATGCCAGTAA
- a CDS encoding PadR family transcriptional regulator, with product MGTDRSTSDLGRFAEPALLILLSLADAPKHGYAIMTDVNVFAASPIGPGTLYAALARLERRGLIEPMGPEDRRRPYRLTGAGSEALSSHLAEMRRLVQVGRARLGAANG from the coding sequence TTGGGAACTGACCGATCCACCAGCGACCTGGGCCGATTTGCCGAGCCGGCGCTCCTCATCCTGCTGAGCCTTGCCGACGCTCCGAAGCACGGCTACGCGATCATGACCGACGTCAACGTCTTCGCGGCGAGCCCGATCGGCCCCGGCACGCTGTACGCCGCCCTCGCGCGACTGGAGCGGCGCGGGCTGATCGAGCCGATGGGGCCCGAGGACCGCCGGCGGCCCTATCGACTGACGGGCGCCGGCTCGGAGGCGCTGAGCAGCCACCTGGCCGAGATGCGGCGGCTGGTCCAGGTCGGCCGCGCTCGCCTGGGCGCAGCGAACGGCTGA
- a CDS encoding gamma-glutamyl-gamma-aminobutyrate hydrolase family protein (Members of this family of hydrolases with an active site Cys residue belong to MEROPS family C26.) has product MDRPRIVTTLANPASSPDPSVAELKNRRYVEALERAGAAPVPLDERTSAAERAAAFAAMDGLLLSGGADIDPARYGEAPAGARAAEPGRDALEDEAFHAAMEAGVPILGVCRGLQAINVFAGGSLVQHLDDHESSPYPSPDVTRHRLELSGGSRLAAILGDSNDLVVNSYHHQAITADRVAPGLRISAVAEHADAGELVEGVESTDPDRWLIGVQCHPERTESSPPVLERLWASFVAACMDRAGR; this is encoded by the coding sequence ATGGATCGGCCTCGCATCGTCACGACCCTCGCCAATCCCGCCAGCTCCCCCGATCCCTCGGTGGCTGAGCTCAAGAACCGCCGATACGTCGAGGCACTGGAAAGGGCGGGTGCAGCTCCGGTGCCGCTCGACGAGCGGACATCAGCGGCCGAACGGGCGGCGGCCTTTGCCGCGATGGACGGGCTGCTCCTCTCCGGTGGCGCCGATATCGACCCGGCTCGCTACGGGGAGGCGCCCGCCGGGGCCAGGGCCGCCGAGCCGGGACGCGATGCCCTGGAGGACGAGGCGTTCCATGCGGCTATGGAGGCCGGGGTGCCGATCCTCGGGGTCTGCCGCGGACTCCAGGCGATCAACGTCTTCGCCGGTGGCTCGCTGGTCCAGCACCTCGACGACCACGAGAGCAGCCCGTACCCGTCGCCGGACGTGACGCGGCATCGGCTCGAGCTCAGCGGGGGGTCGCGGTTGGCAGCGATCCTCGGCGACTCGAACGACCTGGTGGTCAACAGCTACCACCACCAGGCGATCACTGCCGATCGCGTGGCGCCTGGACTGCGGATATCGGCCGTTGCCGAGCACGCGGACGCGGGCGAACTGGTGGAGGGAGTGGAGTCAACGGATCCTGACCGCTGGCTGATTGGGGTCCAGTGCCACCCGGAGAGGACCGAGTCGTCACCCCCGGTCCTCGAGCGCCTGTGGGCATCGTTCGTGGCGGCGTGTATGGACCGGGCTGGGCGGTAG
- a CDS encoding 6-phosphofructokinase has product MTRIGILTGGGDVPGLNSIIKSVVYRGWEIGWETIGIRRGWKGLTHLGPAAASDGEFVVALSRESTRTIDRSGGTILHTSRTNPARMKQDRLPEQLDPGRLAGLEVAEGRYDLTPVVLENIERLGLTHLVAIGGDDTLGYADRLAREGVPLVAIPKTMDNDVQGTEYCVGFSTAVTRAKELINRQRTTLGSHERIGVFRIFGRNSGYSAWYAAYVTSTRCVIPEAPFDLDKLAKLLAEDRAANPSRYALVIASEGASWAGGTLEEYGEPDAYGHRRPVDVGSMLADELHRRTGVEAVHSDLTYDLRSGDPDALDQMVATTFANVAVDLLAAGVHGRMVAIRDGKYSHAALPDPALGPRHVAVATMYSTERFRPMYDHRLGMPLLLGPSIGA; this is encoded by the coding sequence GTGACACGCATCGGCATCCTGACCGGCGGCGGCGACGTGCCGGGGCTCAATTCCATCATCAAGAGCGTCGTCTATCGAGGCTGGGAGATCGGCTGGGAGACGATCGGCATTCGGCGAGGATGGAAAGGCCTGACCCACCTGGGTCCTGCGGCCGCTTCGGATGGCGAGTTCGTGGTCGCGCTCAGTCGCGAGAGCACGCGGACCATCGACCGGAGCGGGGGCACCATCCTGCATACCTCACGCACCAACCCGGCCCGCATGAAGCAGGATCGCCTGCCCGAGCAGCTCGACCCCGGGCGCCTGGCCGGGCTCGAGGTGGCCGAGGGTCGTTATGACCTGACGCCAGTGGTGCTGGAGAACATCGAACGCCTGGGGCTCACCCACCTGGTCGCCATCGGCGGGGACGACACCCTGGGATACGCCGACCGGCTCGCGCGCGAGGGGGTTCCGCTGGTCGCCATTCCCAAGACGATGGACAACGACGTGCAGGGGACCGAGTATTGCGTCGGCTTCTCGACCGCCGTCACGCGGGCCAAAGAGCTCATCAACCGGCAGCGGACCACGCTGGGCAGCCACGAACGGATCGGCGTCTTTCGCATCTTCGGGCGCAACAGCGGCTACTCGGCCTGGTACGCCGCCTACGTGACGAGCACCCGCTGCGTCATCCCCGAGGCCCCTTTCGACCTGGACAAGCTCGCCAAGCTGCTGGCCGAGGATCGCGCCGCCAACCCGAGTCGCTATGCGCTGGTGATCGCATCTGAGGGAGCCTCTTGGGCCGGAGGGACGCTGGAGGAGTACGGAGAACCCGACGCCTACGGCCACCGTCGACCGGTCGATGTCGGCTCGATGCTGGCCGATGAACTGCACAGGCGCACCGGCGTGGAGGCCGTCCATTCCGACCTCACCTATGACCTGCGCAGCGGCGATCCCGATGCCCTCGACCAGATGGTGGCGACCACCTTCGCGAACGTGGCGGTCGACCTGCTTGCCGCTGGTGTGCACGGGCGAATGGTCGCGATTCGCGATGGCAAGTACTCGCACGCCGCCCTGCCGGACCCGGCCCTGGGTCCACGGCACGTGGCCGTGGCGACCATGTACAGCACCGAGCGGTTCCGGCCGATGTACGACCATCGGCTCGGGATGCCGCTCCTGCTGGGACCCTCGATCGGGGCGTAG